In Euphorbia lathyris chromosome 2, ddEupLath1.1, whole genome shotgun sequence, the sequence CCAGGATGTGCCCTTTGTTCATCACCTATTTCAAAGAAGAAAGTTATGCATGTTTTCTTAGTCAGTGTACCCAACTTCCAAACATAGGTGCCCCCTTCCCCGGTCTCGCGGTCACTCACCAAATCGTTCTTCTTCTTAAGCGAAACACAAGGTCCGAGAGCTCCACAGATTTTTATATCTTTTGTGGTCACAACCTCAATACTCGCATCAAAATACATCTTCATATTCCCCTCTTCATCACGACTAAAAACATGCCGCAAGCACTTGCGGAACTGATCCGACTCAAATAACTCTCCTAACAACATGAATCCACCTGACCTCTCAACAGGGGCTTTTAGCTCTGCTGCTCCCACTTGATCAAGAGAGCAAGCAAATAAATCAAGAACAACAGATGCATCAGATAATCTCTGAGATAACTGGTTATAAAAGGCACAAGATTTTTCGTAATGTGGTGCATGACCATTAATAAGGTCTCTATGAGTTCTTATAGCATTACTTAGATCTGATTCCACAACAATTCCTGGACCCAAAGTCGCAGGACCAGAAATGAAGGCCATTATTCGGGAGCCATTATGCACCGAACATCCTTCAAGAAGTCCAAGTGCAACAGATATAGCAGCTCCAGTACACCTTTGAGGTCGATGACCTTGCTTGGCTATTCCTAAACAAGATATTTCTTCTATTGCTGTAATTATGTTGAATTCACATTCAGATAAGGGCAGCAAAAATCCTTGATTCTGGATATTTGGTGCCTTTCCAAATTGTGGCTGCTTGGTACGATGTATACCCAGAAATTGTTGTGTCTGTGAGTTCAAAACAAAAGCAAAACAGTGATTTCAATGCAAATCTGTTTTCCTTGCTAACTAGATTATACTACGGTAACCAAAAAGCTTGTAATCAGAACAATCAAAAGACTATTTGATCCTATCACCCTTTCTGGATTCAAATTACCAATTCACCTTCAAGCATTGAATATCACAGAAGAATCACtaaattgaaagcaataaattAGAGTGAATTGATATATCTATTTACCTGCTCAAGAGAAACCTCACGCTCTCCATGAAACACAACCGCCCTTGAGCAATCCGAGAAACCCAGATCATAAACCCTAACCATCGAATCAAAAGCAATCAAACCAACCAATGTATTTTCAGGCAATTGCTCGACAATTAAAAGCAGCTCATTCTTCACAGCTCTCAGCTCCTCCTCCTCCGTACACGCATCCACCACAAACACAAACGCCGGTCCCAGCACCCTCACCTCCGCCGCACCACCACCAGTTGTTCTAGGAGTCCCCAGTGAAGCCATCGACGACAAGGACGCATTAGACGAAGACAATCCATTAGCCCAACCATATCCCAAATTCGAACTGGAAGAATATTTCGGATCGATCTTATCAATTTTGTATTCGATGGTGCTATAGGTAGGGAAAAGCTCAGCTGGAAGATTAGTTTCGCCAATTCCCGAATAAGATAAGGGGAAAGTGTTCTTCTGGTAGCAAAAAGGGCATCCCCAAATGCGAGACTGGTAATCAACACGGGCATAGGGGTTTAAGATAGCAGCGCAGCGAGTGCAGGTAACGGGTTCATAAGGTAAAATTGGAAGCTCCGCAGATTGCATCAATGGTGTGCACATAATAGTAAGTGGAACTATGAGAGATGCGACTTCCTTTTTGGTCGTGGGCCAAGCGTTCCAGGACCATCGGAGGCCTTCGATCGCCTCGAGCTCCACGAAATCCATCCTTGATCTGGGAGCGTGAGTTATCAGAAAGGTTTCATTTTGATTATCTTTGAGTTGGAAATGGAATATTTGAATGTAGTGAAGAAGAAGTAAGTTGAAGCGAAGGCGGGTATGTTTGGTTGCTGAGAAAGTGAAGATTCTTCCTTCCTTCCCCTTTGGTTTGGGGGCAGACAGGCAACAAAGTGACGGACTGTTTCTATATACTAATAATATAATATCACTACACTATCACATAAACGACATGTCGCAGTGTAAATGTATGGGATCCTCATCCAACGGTTAGATGTGGGCAGGTGAGGTGGCAGAATTTAAATCAAGGGCTAACTTTGCCGTACTATCATCACTTCGGTATTATTAGTAGTAATCTTCACATATGAATTTGCTCTAAATCTaagtttattaaaattttagaacagaaatcaaaatcattctgaATAAACTTAGATCTATGACTACTCATCATATcaacatcatttttttttaattattattattattattaagttgATGAAGATCTTATGAGTTATACAACACAACTGAAAACCTAGTTGAAGGCAAATCCACATACTAGACGTGTGAATGAAATAGAATTGCAGAAATCGAACCTTAATAAATTTCTAGAACTGGTTGCCTTACACTCAATCAGGATCGGTCCTAACAATTTAGAAAccttaaaaaaaacaagaataGAACTTCTAACATTTTTCGACAAAAGAGAAATAAATTCATTTTGAATCTTATATCCAAGATAATGATAATGAATTTCTCGATCCTTATTACGTCTAACATGGTCTTGCATAATTATATCAAATTCAGTAATCATTTCAATCAAtcctaaaaaattataattgttatcttgatataattttttattggaCCATCGAAATGCAAGATTATGTTTAGTAAGATATTTCATAACTGAGAATATTCTATGTAAAACTTTTCTCCAACGGTCTTTCTCTTTCATGATCTTTTCTTATAAATGTTTATCGATTGtttgatttttattaattttattctcAATTCATTCCAAGCAATCATATCAGTTATATGCTCAGGGTCGGCTTGCCTTTAGGGCAGTCAAGGCACCGCCTAAGGCCTCCAATAGGGGCCTCATATATATTTTAGTTTGATCGGTTATGGATAAAAGttggaaaaaacaaaaagaaccatatcattatatatatatataaaatatgaaaTAGAAAGATGAATAAGTAAATAGAAAGATATTCATTTCATTTTTGacacttttatattttttgccATTGTGAAATAGTAAATAGGTCTCGTGTCTAAATTATACATCTAAGCAACTCTTATCCATGGATGGCAACCCTTATCCacaagcatccatctccaccGATTTGCAGAAGCAGGAACTATCCCATAGCAAGGTAACTGTCGTCGTCGAGCAAACCATCCGGAGCAACAAGAAAGTAAAAGGTGCAAATGGGTCACCTGAATCATCTGGGAAGAACGAAATTTCCGCTTCCCCTACAAAAAGGAAACAATCATGGAAGGGAACTCTCTTGGGACAATCTGACGATGACGCAGAAATGGATTTTGTGCCGAAAACAGCTGCAGCTTTGATTTCAGAGTCTGAAGGGGAAGAAACTGAAGCTGAAAAGGAGGATGATGAAGACCCAAAATGTCCTACGATAAGGCTGTCACCGGGTGAGA encodes:
- the LOC136219629 gene encoding protein transport protein SEC23 G, which codes for MDFVELEAIEGLRWSWNAWPTTKKEVASLIVPLTIMCTPLMQSAELPILPYEPVTCTRCAAILNPYARVDYQSRIWGCPFCYQKNTFPLSYSGIGETNLPAELFPTYSTIEYKIDKIDPKYSSSSNLGYGWANGLSSSNASLSSMASLGTPRTTGGGAAEVRVLGPAFVFVVDACTEEEELRAVKNELLLIVEQLPENTLVGLIAFDSMVRVYDLGFSDCSRAVVFHGEREVSLEQTQQFLGIHRTKQPQFGKAPNIQNQGFLLPLSECEFNIITAIEEISCLGIAKQGHRPQRCTGAAISVALGLLEGCSVHNGSRIMAFISGPATLGPGIVVESDLSNAIRTHRDLINGHAPHYEKSCAFYNQLSQRLSDASVVLDLFACSLDQVGAAELKAPVERSGGFMLLGELFESDQFRKCLRHVFSRDEEGNMKMYFDASIEVVTTKDIKICGALGPCVSLKKKNDLVSDRETGEGGTYVWKLGTLTKKTCITFFFEIGDEQRAHPGSAFFIQFITRYRHWNTGIRKRVTTAARRWVGKKSAEITTGFDQEAAAAVMARLAIYRSETCYARDVIRWLDDNLISFASKFGDYVQEDPSTFRLSTNFSLYPQFMYYLRRSQFIDVFNCTPDETAFFHVMLNREGVIGSLIMVQPTLFQYSFDGPPIPVLLDVRSIEPDIILLFDSYFHVVIHYGSKVAQWRKLGYHKDPNHENLRKLLEAPELDAEQLVAERVPAPKLIKCDQHGSQARFLLAKLNPSVTQNSTYKEGSEIILTDDLSLQDFVDHLQALAVKG